One Halostella limicola genomic window carries:
- a CDS encoding plastocyanin/azurin family copper-binding protein, whose amino-acid sequence MNRRDFLKTASGVTGTAAVAGAAPPAVAQEDDGNETSSGNETVGNESGGNETDGNETGGGGGGGGTKTVAVVDNEFQPAEVYVKPGTTVVWEWEGDGHNVVVDSQPDDANWEGHEPIENSGFTYEHTFETTGEYAYYCSPHQSLGMEGTVIVNEQGQDPSAGGGGGGGGEVDIHQLGVPIQAHFVGLATILMILVSLVFTFYVLKYGESPNASSPNRK is encoded by the coding sequence ATGAACAGGCGGGACTTTCTGAAGACGGCCAGCGGCGTGACGGGAACCGCCGCCGTCGCCGGCGCGGCGCCTCCGGCCGTCGCCCAGGAGGACGACGGGAACGAGACGTCCTCCGGCAACGAAACTGTCGGCAACGAGTCCGGAGGGAACGAGACCGACGGCAACGAGACCGGCGGTGGCGGCGGCGGGGGCGGCACGAAGACGGTCGCAGTCGTCGACAACGAGTTCCAACCGGCCGAAGTGTACGTAAAGCCCGGGACGACCGTCGTGTGGGAGTGGGAGGGCGACGGGCACAACGTCGTCGTCGACAGCCAGCCCGACGACGCGAACTGGGAGGGCCACGAACCCATCGAGAACTCCGGGTTCACCTACGAACACACCTTCGAGACGACCGGCGAGTACGCCTACTACTGCTCCCCCCACCAGTCCCTCGGCATGGAAGGCACCGTGATCGTCAACGAGCAGGGTCAGGACCCGTCCGCCGGCGGAGGCGGCGGGGGCGGCGGCGAGGTCGACATCCACCAACTCGGCGTCCCCATCCAGGCGCACTTCGTCGGGCTCGCGACGATCCTGATGATCCTCGTCTCGCTGGTGTTCACGTTCTACGTGCTGAAATACGGCGAATCGCCCAACGCGAGCAGCCCCAACAGGAAGTAA
- a CDS encoding DUF7318 family protein — translation MSSEGSTYGDIHRYEPARESTAAAIAIVLLTVIEIVFVGLFTYGLVNGWGYVETGNMFLGFTLAVIFVDLAFILALYRKEFLPDVMIVKKRRRKWEDLYVREEDADGRELGGNAWEHVKRAVYPYYKK, via the coding sequence ATGTCATCAGAAGGAAGCACGTACGGCGATATTCACCGCTACGAACCGGCTCGCGAGAGCACTGCGGCCGCGATAGCTATCGTGTTGCTGACGGTCATCGAGATCGTGTTCGTCGGCCTCTTCACCTACGGCCTGGTCAACGGCTGGGGGTACGTCGAGACCGGGAACATGTTCCTCGGCTTCACCCTCGCCGTCATCTTCGTCGACCTGGCGTTCATCCTCGCGCTGTACCGCAAGGAGTTCCTGCCCGACGTGATGATCGTGAAGAAGCGACGGCGCAAGTGGGAGGACCTCTACGTCCGCGAGGAGGACGCCGACGGACGCGAACTCGGAGGTAACGCCTGGGAACACGTGAAACGAGCAGTCTACCCGTACTACAAGAAATAA
- a CDS encoding QcrA and Rieske domain-containing protein — protein MPEDEDKYPVESDRRRFVKGVVGSAALAGVGTATAGAIDSATEQSGAGGGSTKAMAIENTDGPAPRGMPQIPVEVENGELKGVWPEVKEIEVQGQTQIIAETDNFKDTGRSYSNRWFQYCGIQSYAGLDPEADMDNFFRYSPSPPPSYGWQGEETSGGDIVQVSDFQDYESWGNDIGQGGLGKPAAATWRSQGDDVDTIPVIVVRSPIIEEMAQDDEWLAASTDQGFMAWLNKCTHFCCVPGWKASEGAAKFNAEDDVYCQCHQSVYDPFSIVETTFTALPRPEDN, from the coding sequence ATGCCAGAAGACGAAGACAAGTATCCGGTCGAATCCGACCGCCGTCGTTTCGTGAAAGGCGTCGTGGGAAGCGCGGCGCTCGCCGGCGTCGGCACCGCCACCGCAGGCGCGATCGACTCCGCCACCGAGCAAAGCGGTGCCGGCGGCGGCTCGACGAAGGCGATGGCGATCGAGAACACCGACGGCCCCGCGCCGCGCGGGATGCCGCAGATCCCCGTCGAGGTCGAGAACGGGGAGCTGAAAGGCGTCTGGCCGGAAGTCAAAGAGATAGAGGTGCAGGGCCAGACACAGATCATCGCCGAGACGGACAACTTCAAAGACACCGGCCGCAGCTACTCGAACCGCTGGTTCCAGTACTGCGGGATCCAGTCCTACGCCGGGCTGGACCCCGAGGCCGACATGGACAACTTCTTCCGGTACTCCCCGTCCCCGCCCCCGTCGTACGGGTGGCAGGGCGAGGAGACCTCCGGCGGTGACATCGTCCAGGTCAGCGACTTCCAGGACTACGAGAGCTGGGGGAACGACATCGGGCAGGGTGGCCTCGGGAAGCCGGCGGCGGCCACGTGGCGGTCGCAGGGCGACGACGTCGACACGATACCGGTTATCGTCGTTCGGAGCCCGATCATCGAGGAGATGGCGCAGGACGACGAGTGGCTGGCCGCCTCGACGGACCAGGGCTTCATGGCCTGGCTGAACAAGTGCACGCACTTCTGCTGTGTCCCCGGCTGGAAGGCCTCGGAGGGCGCGGCGAAGTTCAACGCGGAAGACGACGTGTACTGCCAGTGCCACCAGTCGGTCTACGACCCGTTCAGCATCGTCGAGACGACGTTCACGGCACTCCCGCGTCCGGAGGACAACTAG
- a CDS encoding cytochrome b encodes MSLEKKDEHDHRAWMEERDLTPVEKTFLVSLMWLDQRFRIVDYLELLENLYYKSNLQMPKSHTEQYNLDNKFWYWYPLYSLGFFSTIAYVVAAVSGALLGFYYSPATAGETAAAYEQVVYIMTDLNFGYMLRSIHRWSAQVMTAAVFLHMLRVYFTGAYKEPRELNWLIGIVLISLTMVFGYTGYLLPWNQLSFWAGQIGVEMALSVPLIGEWAAQLLFGGFTLGQPTLQRMYILHVFFLPFVVTALIAIHIGIVWMQGIAEPH; translated from the coding sequence ATGAGTCTTGAGAAGAAAGACGAACACGACCACAGAGCCTGGATGGAGGAGCGGGACCTGACGCCCGTCGAGAAGACGTTCCTCGTGTCGCTGATGTGGCTCGACCAGCGGTTCCGCATCGTCGACTACCTCGAACTGCTGGAGAACCTGTACTACAAGTCGAACCTCCAGATGCCGAAGAGCCACACGGAGCAGTACAACCTCGACAACAAGTTCTGGTACTGGTACCCGCTGTACTCGCTCGGGTTCTTCTCGACGATCGCGTACGTCGTCGCCGCAGTGAGCGGGGCGTTGCTGGGCTTTTACTACTCCCCGGCGACGGCCGGCGAGACCGCCGCGGCGTACGAGCAAGTCGTCTACATCATGACCGACCTGAACTTCGGGTACATGCTCCGGAGCATCCACCGCTGGTCCGCGCAGGTGATGACGGCGGCGGTGTTCCTGCACATGCTCCGCGTCTACTTCACCGGCGCGTACAAGGAGCCCCGCGAGCTGAACTGGCTCATCGGCATCGTCCTCATCAGCCTGACGATGGTGTTCGGGTACACGGGCTACCTGCTCCCGTGGAACCAGCTGAGCTTCTGGGCCGGCCAGATCGGCGTCGAGATGGCGCTGTCGGTCCCGCTCATTGGCGAGTGGGCCGCGCAGTTGCTGTTCGGCGGCTTCACGCTCGGGCAGCCAACGTTGCAACGGATGTACATCTTGCACGTGTTCTTCCTGCCCTTCGTCGTGACCGCACTGATCGCCATCCACATCGGCATCGTCTGGATGCAGGGCATCGCGGAACCCCACTAA
- a CDS encoding cytochrome b family protein: MTDDNDTTETRTDGSGPGIVAPDDEVPSWRERKERTQGLSRLTYEYFERARREDQDLRQESSYVERDVLGFPTWPHELIRNLALTSFFVGMILFLSATLPPEMLEVADPSTTPAIILPDWYLYWSFGLLKLGPLNPELSLLGGQKMMADRTYGVVANIVVVGAIAMVPFLNKGSARRPVEQPFWAAVGVGGVVFALTISTLAVKNLVPIDSHLLFDLTFLLPIMAGTISYAVLKSMREGYMFDLNRRYYRLRPPK, translated from the coding sequence ATGACCGACGACAACGACACCACCGAGACGCGAACGGACGGCAGCGGGCCGGGCATCGTCGCCCCCGACGACGAGGTGCCGTCGTGGCGAGAGCGCAAGGAGCGCACGCAGGGCCTGTCCCGCCTCACGTACGAGTACTTCGAGCGCGCGCGCCGCGAGGACCAGGACCTTCGCCAGGAGTCCAGTTACGTCGAACGCGACGTGCTCGGCTTCCCGACGTGGCCGCACGAACTGATCCGGAATCTGGCGCTGACGAGCTTCTTCGTCGGCATGATCCTGTTCCTGTCGGCGACGCTCCCGCCGGAGATGCTGGAGGTCGCCGACCCGAGCACGACGCCGGCGATCATCCTGCCCGACTGGTACCTGTACTGGTCGTTCGGCCTGCTGAAGCTCGGGCCGCTCAACCCTGAGCTGTCGCTGCTCGGCGGCCAGAAGATGATGGCCGACCGCACATACGGCGTCGTCGCCAACATCGTCGTGGTCGGCGCCATCGCGATGGTACCGTTCCTGAACAAGGGAAGCGCGCGGCGTCCCGTCGAGCAGCCCTTCTGGGCGGCCGTCGGCGTGGGCGGCGTCGTCTTCGCGCTGACCATCAGCACGCTCGCCGTCAAGAACCTCGTCCCCATCGACTCACACCTGCTGTTCGACCTGACGTTCCTCCTGCCCATCATGGCGGGGACGATCAGCTACGCGGTGCTGAAGTCGATGCGCGAGGGGTACATGTTCGACCTCAACCGCCGGTACTACCGGCTTCGCCCGCCGAAGTAA
- a CDS encoding DUF7315 family membrane protein — protein MVSSESRESEADDRGSREIVVPMRVYKTVTVFSTLLAMVGAILGFALLDSATNRATAELSEVNVALAVAGLASILLGAGVYAFATRFRAEGMGNAKDGDDEGSHNG, from the coding sequence ATGGTTTCGTCCGAATCGAGGGAGTCGGAGGCCGACGACCGCGGGAGCCGCGAGATCGTCGTGCCGATGCGGGTGTACAAGACGGTCACCGTGTTCTCGACGCTCCTCGCCATGGTGGGCGCCATCCTCGGGTTCGCGCTCCTTGACTCGGCGACCAACCGGGCGACGGCGGAGCTGTCGGAGGTGAACGTCGCCCTCGCGGTTGCCGGACTGGCGTCGATACTGCTCGGCGCGGGCGTGTACGCCTTCGCCACGCGGTTCCGAGCGGAAGGAATGGGAAACGCTAAAGACGGCGACGACGAAGGATCACACAATGGCTGA
- a CDS encoding DUF7314 family protein codes for MADEFAKGLGIFTGAGLVWMVLAGWYNTPSFEGQQLTAPNPSDPGTYEAIAIALKDGMFWFAVLGALTFWVVIPAARELYAAYEAE; via the coding sequence ATGGCTGACGAATTCGCGAAAGGGCTCGGCATCTTCACGGGCGCGGGACTCGTCTGGATGGTGCTCGCGGGGTGGTACAACACGCCGTCGTTCGAGGGCCAGCAGCTCACTGCTCCGAACCCTTCGGATCCGGGCACGTACGAGGCGATCGCGATCGCCTTGAAAGACGGCATGTTCTGGTTCGCCGTTCTCGGCGCGCTGACGTTCTGGGTCGTCATCCCGGCCGCGCGCGAGCTGTACGCCGCCTACGAGGCCGAGTAA
- a CDS encoding DUF7313 family protein, which produces MDPSSMFGPIDALTQTQVEFLLLGLVILNMVTRILAHRTHVQQAEDGAEAISRYVPHEAANVVLVLASFYYLTIAHHGGMILSMLVVGTVITDFFEFEARKVEARRDEPLDRPKAAVIGSVFVLMYAAYQSLFFVVEPLWNGIV; this is translated from the coding sequence ATGGATCCGTCATCGATGTTCGGCCCCATCGACGCTCTCACCCAGACGCAGGTGGAGTTTCTCCTCCTGGGGCTGGTGATTCTCAACATGGTCACGCGGATACTGGCACATCGCACGCACGTTCAGCAGGCGGAGGACGGCGCGGAGGCGATCAGCCGGTACGTGCCCCACGAAGCGGCGAACGTCGTGCTCGTTCTCGCGTCGTTTTACTACCTCACGATCGCCCACCACGGCGGGATGATCCTCTCGATGCTCGTGGTCGGAACGGTCATCACGGACTTCTTCGAGTTCGAGGCCCGAAAGGTGGAAGCGCGGCGCGACGAGCCGCTCGACCGGCCGAAAGCTGCGGTCATCGGCTCGGTCTTCGTTCTCATGTACGCGGCTTACCAGAGCCTGTTTTTCGTCGTGGAGCCGCTCTGGAACGGCATCGTCTGA
- a CDS encoding NAD(+)/NADH kinase: protein MAVETVVAVVGATADRIADAVSAAGGEPVVGEDAVRHASTSEVDLAVADGGDALVDLVRAGVDVPVLPVEAGRGVRSVPQAAVDDAVADAVAGEYREAVRPVLSVSVDGDTAVRAAFDVTLVTTEPARISEYAVRTADRRVAEFRADGVVVATPAGSRGYANDAGGPVLDPTTSVLAATPIAPFVTDADDWVLPETDLTLSVERNEGDVSLVVDGRDEGQVPHHTPVDVSRTADLRLAVVDDSRSLY from the coding sequence ATGGCCGTTGAGACCGTCGTCGCCGTCGTCGGCGCGACCGCGGACCGTATCGCCGACGCTGTCTCGGCCGCCGGCGGCGAGCCCGTCGTCGGCGAGGACGCCGTCAGACACGCATCGACGAGCGAAGTCGACCTCGCCGTCGCCGACGGCGGGGACGCGCTCGTCGACCTCGTGCGAGCGGGCGTCGACGTCCCCGTCCTCCCGGTCGAGGCGGGACGCGGCGTCCGCTCCGTCCCGCAAGCGGCCGTCGACGACGCCGTCGCCGACGCCGTCGCGGGCGAGTACCGAGAAGCGGTTCGGCCGGTCCTCTCCGTGTCCGTCGACGGCGATACCGCCGTCCGCGCCGCCTTCGACGTGACACTCGTCACGACGGAGCCGGCCCGCATCTCGGAGTACGCCGTCCGGACCGCGGACCGCCGCGTGGCCGAGTTCCGGGCGGACGGCGTCGTCGTCGCGACGCCGGCCGGAAGCAGGGGGTACGCGAACGACGCCGGCGGCCCCGTTCTCGACCCGACGACCTCCGTCCTCGCCGCGACGCCCATCGCGCCGTTCGTCACGGACGCGGACGACTGGGTGCTCCCCGAGACGGACCTGACGCTCTCGGTCGAGCGCAACGAGGGCGACGTGTCGCTGGTCGTCGACGGCCGCGACGAGGGGCAGGTGCCGCATCACACGCCCGTCGACGTGTCGCGCACCGCCGACCTGCGGCTGGCGGTCGTCGACGACAGTCGATCGCTTTACTGA